The DNA sequence AAGTTTTGAGAAAAATCGAGATGAGCAAAAATCTGGGTAATTCCATTAAAACAAGGATTGAAACTACCAATCCCTTCATCTTTTCCCTTGCATATTCCACAGTCTCGCCACGAGGGTTAAAGATACCCAGCTTGCCACGCTCCTTGATAATTCTCTTTGTCTTTGCGTAGATTCCGACATCATCTATCGTTATATCATATTGCTTCATAAGCTTGGTAATCTTCGCATCAAACTCATGGATATAATTCTCTATCTCAGAATCAATATACTGCATCTCCTCCAGGTCAAACCGTGCCTGCCTGGCAATAGCCTCGTGTTCCCCATGCTCCAGCTTCCTGATCTGTTTCAGGTTGGCATGATTCTGGTCTATAAGATGTGTCAGGATTGTATCGGCTACGCTCTCAGGCTCAATCTTATTCCGTTCATCCATAGCCTTTCGTTCCTCACGGCCTCTCTGGAATGCCTGATAGTCAAGGTCAATGCGATGTTGGATAATCTTACCTTTATCCTTCATACGGCCAAGAATCTCATCATACACCCCCTTTACCTCTGGCTTTCTCTTCATATAAGCAAGGAATGATTTATAATATTTCGGCGCAACTTCTTTCAATAGTTTCGGATTATTAAGGAGCACACTGCCTGCATCTGCATATAATTCTTCATTTAAGTATCGGTACTTCGTGTATCTCTCGTCTGCCTGCTCATCAAACGGCTTCCATTTCTGGGTCAAGGCCTTCAATTCCGCAAGAATCTCTTCACGGGTAATAAGGCCTCGCCTCTCAATCTCTCGCTGGATAAACTTCTTATAGGTCTCCTGGTATAGCTCTTTCCTCTTTTCTGCATTGGCAGGATATTTCGACTTGGCAAACTGAGCTGCAGCTTGAGCTATCTTTCCCCTTTCTTTACCTGTGATAATTCTTGAAGGTTCGGTAGGAATCTCATCAATCATAGACTTGAGATACTTCTTTAACGATGCAATATGCCCTAAGATATTCCCCCGCTTTGCAGACTCCGGTAAATGGTCTATCAGATGAAACAACTCATGAGCCAACACCTTATTTGCAAGGGTAGGATCCTTGCGGTATGCAATCAGATCAACCTTCCCGGTCTTGCGATTGTATTCCTTCCTGAACACCAGCATGTTTTCAGGCAGTTGGGATTCCTCTTTTACCGTTTCCTGAAACTCCTCAAATGCCTCATCAGCCTTTTTCCTGCTTACCGATCTTTCGGAAATCCGCTCACCTATAGCTATATCAGCTCTGAGTGATATCTTTCCCTTGCCTGGGCTGAATCTCCCCATTGCGTTCTCAAGATACCTTTTCACTTCTGGAAACTCGCCGTTATTAATCCTCTCTGCAATCTCCACAATTTCAGGAAGCTCCCAGATGGGTGGATTGTCTTGTGCATATCCGCCTGTGTCAGCATTTTTTGGAGGAGAAGACTTTTTTTCAGGTGTAACAAATTTACTTCCATCGTTTTTAGTTGCATCTTTGAGTAAATCTGTTATACTTATTTTAGAAACCCCTATTGGGCGCCCACGACTTGATGGTGAATTGCCTTCGAGTGCGTGAGCATTGACAGTAGGGGTTTCTAATTGAATAGTCTCCAAAGAATAAAATTTCTTCCCAATTTTCTCATCTGTATACTCCTTAACTGTTAATTTCACACGGAAAAGTGTATCCCTAATTGCTAGCGGTGCGTAAAATCTATGAATAAATTTTATACGATAATCTCCATATCTGTCGGGATATGACTCTGCAAGAACAGCATTCTTTATTAAATCTGGTAATACAACTACCGATTGCATATCCGTTAGCTTTACACCTCCACCCGATAATTTATCAACACTATCACCACTAACTTTTAAATTCCACTTTGTATCATTATTGAGATATTCCTTACCTAAAAAGCGTTTTGCATAGTTCTTTATAACATTCCTAAATTCCCATATTTTTTGTGTTGTGCTTATTTCGTTGCCTGTGATATGTATAATTGGAACGTCTGGTTTTGAGAGCAAATCTTGCTCTTGACTATAGCCTCCCATATCAGCATTGTGTGGAGGCTTTTTGCTTTTAGGTTGTAAGTCAGGATAGTCTTTTAATACTTCCGGTGGTACTGGTTTGTTTTGGGAGATAGCTTTTCCAACCGATTCCCTATGTTCAAACCAATCTGATTCCCCAATAGCTACACGGATTTCATCCAATTTTTCCAACACATCAGATATCGTTCCATATCCTTCATATCGGGCAAAAACCTTCTCGCCCTCCACCCATGCAAAGAAATTCCTATCAGCCATAATTTCGTTTTTAAAGTTGTCTGTTTCATCAGTAAAATCAAACACAACGTCTCTAATAGTGGATTTGCTCGTAATTGGCGAAACTGTTTTTGTTGCATATTTCCTCCTATATTCTTGTAAAGTCATCTGCCAGGGTTCTTTTTGTGTGGATTGTTCATTGACAGATTTATCTTGTTGTGATAAACTTTTATCAGATAAGCCTTGAATGGGAATTCCCTCCTTGGGCAATTGTAGCCCTCTGGACTGGAACCATTTGAGGCTTTTTTGTTTGTTCATATAGCGCAGCAACCCTTTTTTAATCCAATTCACAAAATGTGAATCATGCTCTCTTGGATGAATACTTGCAATGTCATTTACAACATGGCGGCCTTCCTTTTTTGACAAATGTATTGCCACAACTATTGTTTTTCCGTTGTGGATAAGTTCAGTCATAAGAACTAAGCTATTTTTCTGAGTGGCAGAATCAAACACCATAATAGGATTATGTATTTGTTGTGGTATTTGTTTTAATAATTTAATTGGAATACCATGTTTCCCGCCTTTTGCTTCTGGATAAACAACCTTTTTTAATACATCTTGTTTTATAGTAATTGGTAATTGCTGAGCACCTAAGTTTATTAAAACATCCGGTGTCGATCCTACCGTTATTTCCTTATGTGTTTGTAACTTTCTATTTTGCCAATCGTCTATTTGTTTTTCAAATGCATCAGTTTCGGATTTAATCTTTTTTTGTTTCGTATCCTGGCTATATCCCCCCGTATCCGCATATTTACCCTGAGACTGCGGAGCTTTAACACCTTTTAACTGTTCCTCTATCGTTAGTTTTTTACTGTCTCGTAAGAGTTTGTGCTGTCTTTCATCCTGGAGTAGCTTCCTGATCTTCTCCCACCTTTTTAGTTTCGTAGGTGATTTGGAATCAAAGGAATAGCCTATAGTATCCAACAGATTAAACCGAACAGCACATAATGAAACTAGACAAAATAAGCCAGGATTTCATTACACCATCACGGACAAACAAGTTTGTCCGTGCCACCCTGTCTAAAATACTGTTCGGTTTCATCTATTGAGTACTATAATTCTTAAAAATATACAGAAAACGCTATGAATCGGATACTTACTGATTATCTGAAACTGCAACTAGAAGAAAGGGAAATCCCAAAAGAGTTTCTATTTGATGCCATTGATAATTGTCCCAAGCGATAAGGAACAGGAGATATGTCACAAAGATTATCTAAGGAAAACTCCTGCAGATTATAGTAAATTGTAGTAAAAGGAACCATCGTAATTACTGTTATCACACAAATAAGATCAAGAAATACTGGAAAGGGAAATAACATGAAAATTCGCTATTCACACGAGGCGGATGCCCTCTACATCAGATTCAAGAACACCAAAATTGAGAACACTGATGAACTCACCGAAGACATCATCGTTGATTACGACAAAGACGGCAACATCGTAGGCATTGAAGTTCTTGATGCATCCCAATATGTTGACATAAAAAACATCAACGTCTCTACTGAGTATGATAAAAAATCAGTAAAACAATGACCAGGGCGTCCTCGTTATAATGATTAACGATTGAAACCAGACAGCATATGACAGAT is a window from the Candidatus Jettenia sp. genome containing:
- a CDS encoding DUF2283 domain-containing protein; this translates as MKIRYSHEADALYIRFKNTKIENTDELTEDIIVDYDKDGNIVGIEVLDASQYVDIKNINVSTEYDKKSVKQ